One genomic window of Biomphalaria glabrata chromosome 9, xgBioGlab47.1, whole genome shotgun sequence includes the following:
- the LOC106070940 gene encoding ras-related protein Rab-14: MAAGPYNYSYIFKYIIIGDMGVGKSCLLHQFTEKKFMADCPHTIGVEFGTRIIEVASQKIKLQIWDTAGQERFRAVTRSYYRGAAGALMVYDITRRSTYNHLSSWLTDARNLTNPNTVIFLIGNKCDLDAQRDVTYEEAKQFAEENGLMFLECSAKTGENVEDAFLDTAKKIYQNIQDGSLDLNAAESGVQHKPATPRNPINTDQPPNKEGCAC; this comes from the exons ATGGCAGCCGGCCCATACAATTACAGCTatattttcaaatacattatAATTGGTGATATGGGTGTAGGCAAATCTTGCTTATTACATCAGTTCACTGAGAAAAAGT ttatGGCAGATTGTCCACACACAATAGGAGTTGAATTTGGAACACG GATAATCGAAGTAGCTTCTCAAAAGATTAAACTGCAGATATGGGATACAGCAGGTCAAGAACGGTTCAGAGCTGTCACAAGGAGTTACTACAGAGGAGCAGCTGGAGCTCTCATGGTCTATGACATCACaag GCGCAGCACATATAATCATTTAAGCAGCTGGCTGACTGATGCCCGAAATCTAACAAACCCTAATACA GTGATATTTCTAATTGGCAACAAATGTGATCTGGATGCCCAAAGAGATGTAACTTATGAAGAAGCTAAACAGTTTGCTGAAGAAAATG GTTTGATGTTTTTGGAATGCAGTGCGAAAAC AGGAGAAAATGTAGAAGATGCCTTTTTGGATACTGCCAAGAAAATTTACCAAAATATCCAAGATGGCAG TTTGGACCTGAATGCTGCAGAATCGGGTGTTCAGCACAAGCCAGCAACACCTCGCAATCCTATAAACACTGATCAACCCCCGAACAAAGAGGGATGTGCTTGTTAG